In Hamadaea flava, a genomic segment contains:
- a CDS encoding helix-turn-helix transcriptional regulator encodes METGRPAVRLFGRERECETVDRLVDAVRCGRGGAIVVRGVRGIGKSALLDYTAAACTGLRLVRINGIPAERHLAYAVLHRTCAPLLDRIDSLPAPQADALRVALGLAAGPAPNPMLVASATHGLLTSEPTVCLVDDAQWLDFLSTRALAFAARRLDTEAALLVLAGRVDNFAGCVDDFAGRADDFVGRGGAFAGRVGDFAGRVGDDEFGDLPELRLHGLPDGSARELLASVLPGPLDQRVREQLLAEARGNPSALLHPPSSRGYAHLPGDYHDHPHREPAELETAFRERIRKLPAGARGILVLAAAEPTGDPIAVRAAARNLGLPPRAAALTADAGLLEVDATVRFGHPLARSAAYGSASRRERQAAHRALAEVIDPITDPDRRAWHRARAAHGTDDQLADDLVRWARRAQVRGGLPAAAAFLERAATLTTDPAKRVERTLAAAEAMIPAGDFAAARQLLTRVRPGPLDERQAARQDLLRARLEYASRTGDGVTSLIRAAQRMERLDAGAARAAYLDAFGAAHAAGAPQADSPIRAAARTVLRSARLRSGTRPTDRLLVGLATLYDSGPVQAMPALREALAAWSGESFEAVLRFGGPAVAAAMHSWDDQALIRTVGRVIHLARQAGALGDLLSALELRVPVELLRGRLAKAAALADEFGKISYAIGVESAAPQACLAAFRGASFRGVAFRGVAEGAFFGAGPDGGFRHGLTSGTVDDPGSRLGTATVQWARAVQANGHGQYEEANAAARIAVDTVEFGPGQWALAELIESAARTGAAGDLREALDRLCDLAQAAGTDWALGIAARTRGVAPTGSDPESCFREALDRLARTSLRTESARTHLQYGEWLRRQGRRVDARDQLRTAVDMFSAAGLDGFTDRANRELRATGESVRPRRNGPDNSLTAQESVIARLARAGMSNLEIGVELFISARTVEWHLRKVYVKLGISSRRELRRVLTDSRALPDGAGLSPVSSGDGAG; translated from the coding sequence ATGGAGACGGGACGGCCAGCCGTCCGGCTGTTCGGCCGAGAACGTGAGTGCGAAACCGTAGATCGCCTGGTGGACGCCGTTCGTTGCGGACGTGGCGGCGCAATCGTCGTACGCGGCGTGCGGGGGATCGGCAAGTCCGCCCTGCTGGACTACACCGCGGCAGCGTGCACCGGCCTGCGCCTCGTCCGCATCAACGGCATACCGGCGGAGCGGCACCTGGCGTACGCGGTCCTGCACCGAACCTGCGCACCGCTTCTCGACCGGATCGATAGTCTGCCGGCTCCGCAAGCCGACGCGCTTCGCGTCGCTCTCGGCCTCGCGGCAGGTCCCGCGCCGAATCCGATGCTCGTCGCCTCGGCCACCCACGGCCTGCTGACGAGCGAACCCACGGTCTGCCTGGTCGACGATGCGCAATGGCTGGACTTCCTGTCGACCCGGGCTCTGGCCTTCGCGGCCCGCCGGCTGGATACCGAAGCCGCTCTGCTGGTGCTCGCGGGGCGGGTGGACAATTTCGCGGGGTGCGTGGACGACTTCGCCGGGCGAGCGGACGACTTCGTCGGGCGCGGGGGTGCCTTCGCCGGGCGGGTGGGCGACTTCGCCGGGCGGGTGGGCGATGATGAGTTCGGCGACCTGCCCGAACTCCGCCTGCACGGCCTCCCGGACGGGTCGGCGCGGGAACTGCTCGCCTCGGTCCTCCCCGGGCCACTGGACCAACGCGTGCGGGAGCAGTTGCTGGCCGAGGCGCGCGGGAATCCGTCGGCGCTGCTCCATCCGCCGAGTAGCCGGGGGTACGCCCACCTCCCCGGCGACTACCACGATCACCCGCACCGCGAGCCGGCCGAACTCGAAACGGCATTCCGGGAGCGGATCCGGAAACTGCCGGCCGGGGCCCGTGGGATCCTCGTGCTCGCGGCCGCCGAACCCACCGGTGACCCGATCGCCGTCCGGGCCGCTGCCCGCAACCTCGGGCTACCGCCGAGGGCCGCCGCACTCACCGCCGATGCCGGGCTGCTCGAGGTGGACGCGACGGTGCGGTTCGGGCACCCGCTCGCACGATCGGCCGCGTACGGGTCGGCCAGCCGTCGTGAACGCCAGGCAGCCCATCGAGCGCTGGCCGAAGTGATCGATCCGATCACCGATCCGGACCGCCGCGCATGGCACCGCGCCCGCGCTGCCCACGGCACCGATGATCAGCTGGCCGACGACCTGGTTCGCTGGGCTCGCCGCGCACAGGTTCGCGGCGGGCTGCCGGCCGCCGCCGCGTTTCTGGAACGGGCCGCGACGTTGACGACCGACCCGGCGAAGCGCGTCGAGCGGACGCTCGCGGCGGCGGAGGCGATGATCCCTGCCGGGGACTTCGCCGCGGCTCGGCAACTGCTGACGCGCGTTCGCCCCGGTCCACTCGACGAGCGCCAGGCAGCACGCCAGGATCTGCTCCGGGCCAGACTCGAGTACGCCTCGCGTACCGGCGACGGCGTCACGTCGCTGATCCGGGCGGCACAACGGATGGAGCGACTGGATGCCGGGGCAGCCCGGGCGGCGTACCTCGACGCGTTCGGGGCCGCTCATGCGGCGGGCGCTCCGCAGGCGGACTCTCCAATTCGAGCGGCAGCCCGCACGGTGCTCCGGTCGGCGCGACTGCGCTCTGGCACTCGCCCGACCGATCGGCTTCTCGTCGGGCTGGCAACGCTCTACGACAGCGGACCGGTGCAGGCGATGCCGGCCTTGCGCGAGGCGTTGGCTGCCTGGTCTGGTGAGTCCTTCGAGGCCGTCCTCCGATTCGGCGGGCCGGCTGTCGCCGCCGCTATGCACAGCTGGGATGATCAGGCGCTGATCCGGACCGTTGGACGCGTGATCCACCTGGCCCGTCAGGCCGGTGCGCTCGGCGACCTCCTGTCCGCCCTTGAGCTGCGAGTCCCAGTGGAACTGCTGCGCGGCCGGCTGGCCAAGGCGGCAGCACTGGCCGACGAATTCGGCAAGATCAGCTACGCGATCGGGGTCGAGTCGGCGGCACCGCAGGCATGTCTGGCCGCGTTCCGAGGCGCGTCGTTCCGGGGCGTGGCGTTCCGAGGCGTTGCCGAAGGTGCGTTCTTCGGAGCAGGCCCCGACGGCGGGTTCCGCCACGGACTGACCAGCGGCACGGTGGACGATCCCGGCTCCCGTCTCGGCACGGCCACCGTCCAGTGGGCCCGGGCGGTCCAGGCGAACGGACATGGACAGTACGAGGAAGCGAATGCCGCCGCCCGCATCGCGGTGGACACCGTCGAGTTCGGCCCCGGCCAGTGGGCACTGGCGGAGCTCATCGAGTCCGCGGCGCGTACCGGGGCGGCCGGTGACCTGCGGGAGGCGCTCGATCGCCTCTGCGACCTGGCCCAAGCGGCCGGGACGGACTGGGCATTGGGTATCGCGGCCCGGACGCGGGGCGTGGCGCCGACCGGGTCCGATCCCGAATCGTGCTTCCGGGAAGCGCTCGACCGGCTCGCGCGCACGTCGCTGCGTACCGAGTCGGCCCGGACGCACCTGCAGTACGGCGAGTGGCTGCGCCGGCAAGGACGGCGAGTGGACGCGCGGGACCAGCTGCGTACCGCGGTGGACATGTTCAGTGCAGCTGGACTCGACGGGTTCACCGACCGGGCGAATCGGGAACTCCGGGCGACCGGTGAAAGCGTCCGTCCGCGCCGCAACGGACCCGACAACTCGCTCACCGCGCAGGAGTCCGTCATCGCCAGGCTGGCCCGAGCTGGAATGTCCAATCTGGAAATCGGCGTCGAGCTGTTCATCAGTGCGCGAACGGTGGAGTGGCATCTGCGCAAGGTGTACGTCAAGCTCGGCATCTCCTCGCGGCGGGAACTGCGGCGAGTGCTCACCGACAGCCGCGCCCTGCCTGACGGCGCCGGGCTCAGCCCCGTCAGCTCCGGCGACGGGGCCGGGTGA
- a CDS encoding epoxide hydrolase family protein gives MSVTSTETAIRPYLVEIAQQDLDDLRQRVRATRWPDRETVPDVTQGVQLATMQKLAAYWADGYDYSRVQRRINAFPQFMTEIDGLPIHFVQVRSSHPSALPMILTHGWPGSIVEMLNVIGPLTDPPAYGGDAADAFDVVVPSLPGYGFSGKPTSPGWDPPHIARAWVTLMKRLGYDRFVAQGGDWGAQITDVMGHDAAPELVGIHSNMPGTVPSELTELLLSGTPTPNGLSGDERRAYEQLLAVYAKGIAYATEMKLRPQTLYGLADSPVALAAWMLDHDAHSYDDITAAFNGRPVGNLTRDEVLDNVSLTWLTNTGISSGRLYWENTLDFFEVKGATVPTAVSVFPRELYQAPRSWAERAYPGLIYFHEVDQGNHFAAWQEPELFVEEVRAGFRPMRDL, from the coding sequence ATGTCAGTGACCAGCACCGAAACGGCCATTCGCCCGTACCTGGTCGAGATAGCTCAGCAGGATCTGGACGATCTTCGGCAGCGGGTCCGGGCGACCCGGTGGCCGGACCGCGAGACCGTGCCGGACGTGACACAGGGCGTACAGCTCGCGACGATGCAGAAACTGGCCGCGTATTGGGCTGATGGCTACGACTACAGTCGGGTTCAGCGCCGGATCAACGCGTTTCCGCAGTTCATGACCGAGATCGACGGCCTGCCGATTCACTTCGTCCAGGTCCGGTCGAGCCACCCCAGCGCGCTGCCGATGATCCTCACGCACGGCTGGCCCGGGTCGATCGTCGAGATGCTCAACGTCATCGGTCCGCTGACCGACCCGCCCGCGTATGGAGGCGACGCCGCGGACGCCTTCGACGTGGTCGTCCCGTCCCTGCCCGGTTACGGGTTCTCCGGGAAGCCGACCTCGCCCGGCTGGGATCCGCCGCACATCGCCCGGGCCTGGGTGACACTGATGAAGCGGCTGGGATACGACCGTTTCGTCGCGCAGGGCGGCGACTGGGGCGCGCAGATCACCGACGTCATGGGGCACGACGCCGCGCCGGAGTTGGTCGGCATCCACTCCAACATGCCTGGCACCGTGCCGTCGGAGCTGACCGAGCTGCTGCTGAGTGGAACGCCCACGCCCAACGGTTTGAGCGGCGACGAGCGGCGCGCCTACGAACAGCTGCTGGCCGTCTACGCCAAGGGCATCGCGTACGCGACCGAGATGAAGCTGCGCCCCCAGACCCTGTACGGCCTGGCGGACTCGCCGGTCGCGCTGGCGGCGTGGATGCTCGACCACGACGCGCACAGCTACGACGACATCACGGCGGCCTTCAACGGCAGGCCGGTCGGCAACCTGACCCGGGACGAGGTGCTCGACAACGTCAGCTTGACCTGGCTGACCAACACCGGGATCTCCTCCGGCCGGCTCTACTGGGAGAACACTCTCGACTTCTTCGAGGTCAAGGGCGCGACGGTGCCCACCGCGGTGAGCGTGTTCCCACGTGAGCTGTACCAGGCGCCACGGAGCTGGGCCGAACGGGCCTATCCAGGGCTGATCTACTTCCACGAGGTGGACCAGGGCAACCACTTCGCCGCCTGGCAGGAGCCAGAACTGTTCGTCGAAGAGGTCCGGGCCGGGTTCCGTCCCATGCGAGACCTCTGA
- a CDS encoding alpha/beta hydrolase → MTASSTDTLPIVLIHGLWMTARSWDRWVEHYQAKGHQVVVPTYPGFEIEVEALREHPEIIAEASVPATLDHLIEVVEALDRPPIIMGHSFGGTFTQLLVNRGLGAAAVTIDSAPPEGVRVNPPSQIKSLFPILSNPANRHRAVGFTKEQFHYAFANTSTREESDAAYDRLHIPAPGSWVWAYGLIANWKPGHQETWVDYDLDDRAPLLFISGGKDHLMPPSVIRSNAKKYRNSDSLTELYEFPERSHFTGVEPGWEQVADYALEWATRHTRDTDGRP, encoded by the coding sequence GTGACCGCGTCGTCGACGGACACTTTGCCGATCGTATTGATTCACGGGCTCTGGATGACCGCCCGGAGCTGGGACCGCTGGGTGGAGCACTATCAGGCGAAGGGACACCAGGTCGTCGTCCCGACCTACCCGGGATTCGAGATCGAGGTCGAGGCGCTGCGGGAGCACCCCGAGATCATCGCCGAGGCATCGGTCCCCGCGACGCTCGACCATCTCATCGAGGTGGTCGAGGCGCTGGACCGGCCGCCGATCATCATGGGCCACTCGTTCGGTGGGACCTTCACCCAGCTCTTGGTCAATCGCGGGCTTGGCGCGGCCGCCGTCACGATCGACTCGGCTCCGCCCGAGGGCGTACGGGTGAACCCGCCGTCGCAGATCAAGTCGCTGTTTCCCATCCTGTCGAACCCGGCCAACCGGCACCGGGCGGTGGGCTTCACCAAGGAACAGTTCCACTACGCCTTCGCGAACACCAGTACCAGGGAAGAGTCCGACGCGGCCTACGACCGGCTGCACATCCCGGCGCCCGGAAGCTGGGTGTGGGCGTACGGCCTGATCGCCAACTGGAAGCCGGGCCACCAGGAGACGTGGGTCGATTACGACCTGGACGACCGCGCGCCCTTGCTGTTCATCAGCGGCGGCAAGGACCATCTGATGCCACCGTCGGTGATCCGTTCCAACGCGAAGAAGTACCGCAACTCCGACTCGCTGACCGAGCTCTACGAGTTCCCGGAGCGATCGCACTTCACCGGTGTCGAGCCCGGCTGGGAACAGGTGGCCGATTACGCGCTGGAGTGGGCGACCCGCCATACGCGCGACACCGACGGCCGACCGTAG
- a CDS encoding WD40 repeat domain-containing protein, with protein MEFLDNADAPHYSDVLSPLPSVDADPEAILAALHEVDWSAFTPARDLPPLRARLAELEQRSGVTHAHRFVTERLVASGAVLRHPDGHPAEISGFALSPDGRHLAVGSWCGDDYEAGGILQIWEVPTARCVNTLYGIEGGVGWPDHGHMIQWSADGQRIAFAFDTNVVGSWDPFGPSTDLLGHANVTDGYSRPPTFAFAPDGTRAHITMWSGRAVPGCIAPLAEGPLYFNDDLDNPNVAFLAEDLPAAVSDLMGDEQLALERAVWSRDGARLLGYGDGLVFAIDVVTGRMSWFAEADSRGTIPAWSPDERLVAYQTDSRLVIADAATGRRVTTLPNHPGASELSWGSHDGVAQLAVVVPEDNDADATPRVVIYDESGTGYGVEMALKEVSRAELDGATWAWAPDGLHAAGLTETGQIEVWSLGKAPDRLSVVESPENAYGLLWGADGVLVAVGPNALRFVQTASGETIGDFAFMRAPGGSRPLEIDGEDIGENLRDSGEPAAGPTFALDDETWAVAFESGLVIAPSDRHDALDGALAWAVERRFAWPVRWGELLIVPDATTAARQVDSPLAEYAEQFQRQSALETVAGQWPPPDTATLDDLFQFARSARAALHSGWDHHVSENLRYAARLRARRGEAVEATELLESIPTQVDYLRGCADVAMILAAAGQADRAREVFSFTEQDVEDELDRYNVAFVASAVGGAHAALGDTSRADAWFDRARAAIEPETNSGEHRLSVAWALIECGRVDDARAVWQAAAETPSTFYSTPFLAYLVRTGREDLTREVLTFRYPTAEEWQAEGWFDGWEAVEVFAGFGRADLIHSWAEVYGSRYAYEELVERAEANARTADSRPTAADLDALADAYAALQKTPRTRRERPTELLILQAARCGHISAVLDLLPTLRADDFNGRASHAFRALWLVTTGADVQTW; from the coding sequence ATGGAATTTCTCGACAACGCGGACGCTCCACATTACTCGGACGTACTCTCACCGCTACCGTCGGTGGACGCCGATCCGGAGGCGATCCTGGCCGCGTTGCATGAAGTGGACTGGTCGGCGTTCACCCCCGCCCGGGATCTGCCACCGCTGCGGGCCAGGCTCGCCGAGCTGGAGCAGAGGTCGGGCGTCACCCACGCTCACCGATTCGTGACCGAGCGGCTCGTGGCGTCCGGCGCGGTGCTGCGCCACCCGGACGGCCACCCCGCCGAGATCAGCGGGTTCGCGCTGAGTCCCGACGGCCGTCACCTCGCCGTCGGCAGCTGGTGCGGCGACGACTACGAGGCGGGCGGCATCTTGCAGATCTGGGAAGTCCCCACCGCGCGCTGCGTCAACACGCTCTACGGGATCGAGGGCGGGGTGGGCTGGCCCGATCACGGCCACATGATCCAGTGGTCGGCCGACGGGCAGCGGATCGCGTTCGCCTTCGACACCAACGTGGTGGGGTCGTGGGATCCGTTCGGGCCGAGCACCGATCTGCTGGGCCACGCCAACGTCACCGACGGATACTCGCGTCCGCCCACGTTCGCCTTCGCGCCCGACGGTACGCGTGCCCACATCACGATGTGGTCCGGCCGCGCGGTGCCGGGCTGCATCGCGCCGTTGGCGGAGGGTCCGCTGTACTTCAACGACGATCTCGACAACCCGAACGTCGCCTTCCTAGCCGAAGACCTTCCGGCGGCGGTCAGCGACCTGATGGGCGACGAGCAGCTGGCCCTCGAACGTGCCGTCTGGTCCCGGGACGGCGCGCGTCTGCTCGGCTACGGCGATGGCCTCGTCTTCGCCATCGACGTCGTGACCGGACGGATGTCGTGGTTCGCCGAGGCCGACAGCCGCGGGACGATCCCGGCGTGGAGCCCGGACGAACGGCTGGTCGCGTATCAGACCGACAGCCGCCTGGTGATCGCCGACGCGGCGACCGGGCGGCGAGTCACCACCCTGCCCAACCACCCGGGCGCATCGGAACTCTCCTGGGGCAGCCATGACGGGGTCGCTCAGCTGGCAGTGGTGGTGCCCGAGGACAACGATGCGGATGCCACGCCGAGAGTCGTCATCTATGACGAAAGCGGCACCGGCTACGGCGTGGAGATGGCCCTGAAGGAGGTCTCCCGCGCAGAACTCGACGGCGCCACGTGGGCCTGGGCACCTGACGGGCTGCACGCGGCCGGGCTCACCGAGACCGGCCAGATCGAAGTCTGGTCCCTTGGGAAGGCACCGGACCGGCTGTCGGTCGTCGAGTCTCCGGAAAACGCGTACGGCCTGCTGTGGGGCGCGGACGGCGTACTCGTCGCCGTCGGTCCGAATGCGCTGCGCTTCGTTCAGACCGCTTCCGGCGAGACGATCGGGGACTTCGCGTTCATGCGAGCCCCCGGCGGTTCGCGCCCGCTGGAGATCGACGGCGAGGACATCGGCGAGAACCTGCGGGACTCCGGGGAGCCGGCTGCCGGCCCGACGTTCGCCCTCGACGATGAGACCTGGGCGGTCGCCTTCGAATCGGGACTGGTGATCGCCCCATCCGATCGGCACGACGCGCTCGACGGCGCCCTCGCTTGGGCGGTGGAGCGGCGCTTCGCGTGGCCGGTTCGGTGGGGTGAGCTGCTGATCGTGCCGGACGCGACAACCGCCGCACGGCAGGTCGATTCACCGCTCGCAGAGTATGCGGAGCAATTTCAGCGCCAGAGCGCGCTGGAAACGGTCGCCGGGCAATGGCCGCCGCCCGACACCGCGACGCTGGACGACCTGTTTCAGTTCGCGCGCTCGGCGCGAGCGGCGCTGCACTCAGGCTGGGATCATCACGTCAGCGAGAATCTGCGCTACGCGGCGCGGTTGCGGGCGCGACGGGGCGAGGCAGTCGAGGCGACGGAACTGCTGGAGTCGATCCCGACGCAGGTCGACTACCTCCGGGGGTGCGCCGACGTCGCCATGATCCTCGCCGCTGCCGGGCAGGCCGACCGGGCGCGTGAGGTCTTCTCCTTCACGGAGCAAGATGTCGAGGACGAACTCGACCGCTACAACGTGGCGTTCGTGGCCTCCGCAGTCGGCGGCGCCCATGCGGCGCTGGGCGACACCTCCCGCGCCGACGCGTGGTTCGATCGGGCCCGCGCCGCCATCGAACCCGAGACGAACTCCGGCGAGCACCGCCTGTCCGTCGCGTGGGCGCTCATCGAGTGCGGGCGCGTCGACGACGCGCGTGCCGTCTGGCAGGCCGCCGCCGAAACCCCCAGTACCTTCTACAGCACGCCGTTCCTCGCCTACCTCGTTCGCACCGGACGCGAGGATCTCACCCGGGAAGTCCTCACCTTCCGATACCCCACCGCGGAAGAGTGGCAGGCCGAAGGCTGGTTCGACGGCTGGGAGGCCGTCGAAGTGTTCGCCGGCTTCGGCCGCGCCGACCTGATTCACTCCTGGGCAGAGGTCTACGGTTCCCGCTACGCCTACGAGGAACTCGTGGAGCGGGCGGAGGCGAACGCGCGAACCGCGGATTCTCGGCCGACCGCCGCCGACCTCGACGCGCTCGCCGACGCGTACGCGGCTCTGCAGAAGACGCCGCGAACCAGGCGCGAACGACCGACCGAGCTGCTCATCCTCCAGGCAGCCCGGTGCGGCCACATCAGCGCGGTGCTGGACCTCCTCCCGACGCTCCGGGCGGACGACTTCAACGGCCGTGCCAGCCACGCGTTCCGCGCTCTCTGGCTGGTGACCACGGGCGCTGACGTCCAGACCTGGTGA
- a CDS encoding MerR family transcriptional regulator yields the protein MRIGELAATAGVSSRTVDYYTQLGLLAPAERTAKGYRLYAAQAVGLIGAIQTLEQAGLRLESIAGRLRKSTDDLPGIVDRLGQDLRALHQLADTEKAAETNAVVAALISRAHDLVTAATELLGALPQI from the coding sequence ATGCGGATAGGCGAACTGGCCGCCACAGCGGGTGTCAGTTCCAGGACGGTCGACTACTACACGCAGCTCGGTCTTCTCGCGCCTGCCGAGCGCACCGCGAAGGGCTACCGGCTGTACGCGGCCCAGGCCGTCGGCCTGATCGGCGCGATCCAGACGTTGGAGCAGGCGGGTCTTCGACTGGAGTCCATCGCCGGCCGGCTGCGCAAGTCCACGGACGACCTGCCCGGAATCGTCGACAGGCTCGGCCAGGACCTCCGCGCACTGCACCAGCTGGCGGACACCGAGAAGGCCGCCGAGACGAACGCGGTCGTCGCCGCCTTGATCTCCCGCGCGCACGACCTCGTCACGGCTGCGACCGAGCTTCTCGGCGCACTCCCCCAGATCTGA
- a CDS encoding sporulation protein, with amino-acid sequence MVFKKLLAGLGFGGVEVDTVLSAQPPVTGGQLSGQVNLRAKSDTDVAAITVILLAGGQRGEIELGRFAVAGGLRVMDGQTPSIPFTVPLPANTPFTRLYGKTMPGVGLGVRTEVAVASGSGKTDFDPMAVDAGQVPQSIVDALGTIGCRFVRNELRATPGLPVPAAQAITFYAPIPEGQQPGPHIPMLTFLFAGTGADVTTIFVELASRPGAADRYDLSPVDVERLTADNGWTAQVDRWVVAALDKLGQPAPVAPGSFMQPHQSGYAPHGQGRPGQYGYAGQGHQGYKYGGYHGRPGMGGALAAGLGGAALGFFGGMIIGDMISDAFAPDAEAADGAGAEDAGADSAGFEDAGATEAGYDGGGYEDFGGGDFGGGDFGGDF; translated from the coding sequence ATGGTCTTCAAGAAACTGCTCGCTGGGCTCGGCTTCGGCGGAGTCGAGGTGGACACGGTGCTGTCTGCGCAGCCGCCGGTCACCGGCGGTCAGCTGTCGGGTCAGGTCAACTTGCGGGCCAAGTCCGACACCGACGTCGCGGCGATCACGGTGATCCTGCTGGCGGGCGGGCAGCGTGGCGAGATCGAGCTGGGCCGGTTCGCGGTCGCGGGCGGCCTGCGGGTGATGGACGGGCAGACGCCGTCGATCCCGTTCACCGTCCCGCTGCCGGCGAACACACCGTTCACCCGGCTCTACGGCAAGACGATGCCCGGCGTCGGCCTGGGCGTACGCACCGAGGTGGCGGTCGCGTCCGGCAGCGGCAAGACCGACTTCGACCCGATGGCGGTGGACGCCGGCCAGGTGCCGCAGAGCATCGTCGACGCGCTCGGCACGATCGGCTGCCGGTTCGTCCGCAATGAGCTGCGAGCGACCCCGGGCCTGCCCGTCCCGGCCGCACAGGCCATCACCTTCTACGCCCCCATCCCGGAGGGACAGCAGCCCGGCCCGCACATCCCGATGCTGACGTTCCTGTTCGCGGGGACAGGAGCGGACGTGACGACGATCTTCGTCGAGCTGGCGTCCCGGCCCGGTGCGGCCGATCGCTATGACCTCTCGCCGGTGGACGTCGAGCGGCTGACGGCCGACAACGGGTGGACGGCGCAGGTCGACCGCTGGGTCGTGGCCGCGCTGGACAAGCTCGGTCAGCCAGCACCCGTGGCACCCGGTTCCTTCATGCAGCCGCACCAGTCCGGCTACGCACCGCACGGCCAGGGGCGTCCCGGGCAGTACGGCTACGCCGGGCAGGGCCACCAGGGCTACAAGTACGGTGGCTACCACGGCCGACCCGGCATGGGCGGAGCCCTCGCGGCCGGCCTTGGTGGCGCGGCCCTCGGCTTCTTCGGCGGCATGATCATCGGCGACATGATCAGCGACGCGTTCGCTCCCGATGCCGAAGCCGCCGACGGGGCTGGGGCGGAGGACGCCGGGGCCGACAGCGCCGGCTTCGAAGACGCCGGCGCCACCGAGGCCGGCTACGACGGCGGCGGATACGAGGACTTCGGCGGCGGCGACTTCGGTGGCGGCGATTTCGGCGGCGACTTCTGA